A DNA window from Solanum lycopersicum chromosome 3, SLM_r2.1 contains the following coding sequences:
- the LOC104646123 gene encoding uncharacterized protein, with protein sequence MAIDMNVYELLVIGDSDLLIHQVQGECVVNNLKIIPYVQHTPRIQKELADALATIFSMIKHSDSNYIDPLDIDWKEHPVHCFHVEVEPEGLPWYLDIKRYLESGTYPEDATTNQKKLIRRMALNFFPSGEVLYRRTPYLGLLRCVDVVKAVRLIEQIHDGVCGTPMNGLTLLRNILRAGYF encoded by the exons atggccatCGACATGAATGTTTATGAGTTATTGGTCATTGGAGATTCAGACCTTttgattcatcaagttcaaggTGAATGTGTTGTGAATAACCTGAAGATTATACCTTACGTACA acatactcccagaatacagaaAGAATTAGCTGATGCTCTGGCCACCATCTTTTCTATGATTAAACATTCGGATAGTAATTACATCGACCCGTTGGATATAGACTGGAAagaacatccagtccattgttTCCATGTTGAAGTCGAACCAGAaggtttgccttggtatttaGACATAAAGAGGTACTTGGAGTCTGGGACTTATCCCGAAGACGCTACAACTAATCAGAAGAAGTTGATACGCcgtatggctctcaatttctttccaAGTGGGGAAGTCCTTTATAGGAGGACTCCATATTTGGGTCTTCTAAGATGTGTGGATGTTGTTAAAGCTGTgaggcttattgaacagatacatgaTGGAGTTTGTGGTACACCTATGAATGGGCTCACTTTGTTAAGAAATATTCTACGAGCCGGATATTTCTAG